The Streptomyces sp. NBC_00483 genome contains the following window.
TGCGCACGACGTTCCGGCTCACCGTCTGCAAGCCCGGCTCCGGCCACGCCCCTTCGGTCGCGTACCACTACCCGTTCGGGGAGACCGACGAGGCGTGGCTGCCGATCGGTCTTTCCGATCCGGACGGCGCGGCCGGGGACAAGGGCCAACTCTCGGACCTGGACGTCGCGATGCGCCGCGCGGTCGTCAACGCGCTCGACTTCCTGCAGTCCGACCTCGGCATGAGCCGCCCGGTCGCGTACGCGTATCTGTCGGCGGCGGCCGACTTCGAGGTGTCCCAGGTGGTCGACCGGACGACCGGGGTGCACGCGGTCATCAGGAAGCAGGACTTCGGGCGGTAGCCCCTCTCCTCCATTCAACCGCTTTCTCTCAACACCGCACGGCCACCCACCAGTTAGGGAGTTTTGTACGCATGCAGGCAGTGAATCGACGGGGTTTCCTCACTCTCGCGGCCGCGGCGGGCGCCGGTGCGGTGCTGCCGCTCGGTGCACGCCCCGCCTCCGCGGCACCCAGGCCCGGAACCCACGACCCCACCGTGTGGCGGGAGTTCGGTGACCCGCTGGTGGCCGCGACCGGGCACGGCCCGCTGTCCGGGCTCCGTGTCGCCGTCAAGGATCTGTTCGCCGTCGAGGGGCACCGGGTGGGCGCGGGCAATCCCGCGTGGCTCGCCGAGAGTCGGCCACAGGCCGTGACCGCCGCGGCGGTCGCCGCCCTGCTCGCGGCGGGCGCGGACGTCGCGGGCATCGCCCGCACCGACGAGTTCGCGTACAGCCTGGCAGGCACCAACGGCCACTACGGTACGCCGCCCAACCCCGCGGCCCCCGACCGTATTTCGGGCGGATCGACCTCCGGGCCCGCCAGCGCCGTCGCCCTCGGACAAGCCGACATCGGCCTCGGCACCGACACCGGCGGCTCGATCCGGATCCCCTCCTCCTACCAGGGCCTGTACGGCATCCGCCCGAGCCACGGCGCGGTGTCCACCGCGGGACTGCTGCCGCTCGCGCCGTCCTTCGACACGGTCGGCTGGATCGCCCGCGACGCGGGTACGCTGCGCGCGGCGGGCCGGGTCCTGCTCCCCCGCGCCGAGGGGCCCATGCCCTCGGGTGCGGTGCTTGCCCAGGACATCGTCGACGTGGCCTCGACTGAGGTATCCGCCTCCGTGCGACGGGCGGTGGCCGGCTGGCGTCGCGCCGCGGATCTGCCGCGGCTGCGTACCGTACGGTTCGACGCGAGTGTGCTGCCCGGGTGGGTGCGCGCCTTCCAGACCAAGCAGGGCGTGGAAGCGTGGCGTCAGTGGGGCCCGTGGGTGTCTCGCCACTGGGACTCGCTCAACCCCGATGTCCGGGCGCGCTTCGAAACCGCGTCCGCCTACACCTCCGCCGACCTGGCCGCCGCCGAGCGCGTGCTGCGCGAGGCCCGGGGCCGCGTCGACGACCTGCTCGGCGACCGGATCCTGCTCCTGCCGTCCGCGTCCTCCGTGGCCCCCACCCGGGAAGAGGCCTCCATCGGCGGTCCCGCCATCGAGGAAACCAGGGCCCAGACCTTCCAACTCACCTGTCTGGCAGGCCTGACGGGGCGCTGCGCCGTCAGCATTCCCATCCGCAGCCGCACCGCTCCGGTGGGCCTCTGCCTCGTGGGGCCGCGGGGCAGCGACCGGCATCTGCTGGATTTGGCGGTGCGGGTGGCGGCGGCCGGGGTCGCCTCCCGGTAAGAGTCGCTCGCCGCGCTGGTCCCGGCCTGGCGAGAATCGCTCCCCGCACCGGTCTCGGCCCGGCGAGAATCGCTCGCCGCGCCGGCCCCGC
Protein-coding sequences here:
- a CDS encoding amidase family protein gives rise to the protein MQAVNRRGFLTLAAAAGAGAVLPLGARPASAAPRPGTHDPTVWREFGDPLVAATGHGPLSGLRVAVKDLFAVEGHRVGAGNPAWLAESRPQAVTAAAVAALLAAGADVAGIARTDEFAYSLAGTNGHYGTPPNPAAPDRISGGSTSGPASAVALGQADIGLGTDTGGSIRIPSSYQGLYGIRPSHGAVSTAGLLPLAPSFDTVGWIARDAGTLRAAGRVLLPRAEGPMPSGAVLAQDIVDVASTEVSASVRRAVAGWRRAADLPRLRTVRFDASVLPGWVRAFQTKQGVEAWRQWGPWVSRHWDSLNPDVRARFETASAYTSADLAAAERVLREARGRVDDLLGDRILLLPSASSVAPTREEASIGGPAIEETRAQTFQLTCLAGLTGRCAVSIPIRSRTAPVGLCLVGPRGSDRHLLDLAVRVAAAGVASR